One Baekduia alba genomic window, TAGAGCTCGACGACGACGCGCTCGGTCGCGGCCAGGGCCCCGGTGTCGTTCAGCGCCTCGCAGAACATCCCTGCGGCGCGCATCGGCCCGACGGTGTGCGAGCTCGACGGGCCGATGCCGACCTTGAAGAGGTCGAAGACGCTGATGCTCGAGGCCGGCGCGGCGGGCCGGGTCACCCCGCCGGCCCGCCCAACGGGAGGCCGCGGTACTCGGCGCTGGCGTCGAGCAGCCACGCGGCCAGGTACTCCGCGAACGAGGACCGCACGAACAGCCAGTACGTCGGCTCGTCGCTGCGCTGCAGCACGATCACGCCGGTGCGGGCCAGCAGCGTCTGCGCGCAGCGCCCGGTGGCGAACGAGCGCGGGTGCAGATCCAACGGGCAGCCCTTGGACAGCACGGCACGCGCGGCGGTGCCGCCGACCTCGATCACCGTGTGCTGCGCCGAGCCGTCGACGACGGTCGCGTGCGCGCCCGCGACCGCAGCCACGATCCGCGCCTCCACGGCGGCCTGCTCGCCGCTCGGGCCGACGACGAGCCACTCGTCGAGGCCGAGCCAGAGCAGGTCGAGCCCCTCAGCCCGCGCGCTGGCGTTCGGGCGCGGGAGCGCGGTCCCGAGCGCGGCCTCGACGGCGCGGGCGGCGAGGCCGTCGGGTGCGACGCGCAACGTCAGCTGCGCCAGGAACGGGACCTCGGCGAGATGGACCGCGGTCGGCGCCTCCATGGCCTCGGCGAAGCGGTCGGCGTAGCCGTGCAGCGGGCTCAGGCCGGTGTGGGTGTCAACCATCGCGGCGGCTCCCCTCCTTGTCGTAGAGGACGGCGTCGGTGACCGTGACCGGCGTGGTCTGCCCACCGAACGAGGCGTGGATCGTCTGCCCGAGGAGGTCGCGACCGCTCGCGACGAGCGCCAGCGCGAACGTCCGCCCCAGCGCGGCGCTGCGGTAGCTCGAGGTCACGTGGCCGAGCATCGCCATCGGGATCTCCAGCCGCTCGGTGGCCACGAGCTGCGCGCCCTCGGGCAGCAGCCGGTCCGGGTCCTGCGGCAGCAGGCCGACGAGCTGCTTGCGATCGGACCGGCGGGTGTCCGGACGCGCGAAGGAGCGCATCCCGATGAAGTCGTCCTTCTTCTTCGAGACCACCCAGTCCATGCCGAGGTCCTGTGGCGTGACGGTCCCGTCGGTGTCCTGGCCGATGATCGGATAGCCCTTCTCGGCCCGCAGCACGTGCATCGTCTCGGTGCCGTAGGGCGTGATCCCCTCGTCGTCGCCGGCGGCCAGCAGCGCCTCCCAGACGGCGACCGCGTGCCAGGCGCGCACGTTGACCTCGTAGGCCAGCTCGCCGGAGAAGCTGATCCGGCAGACCCGGGCCGGCAGGCCGGCGACCTCCGTGTCGCGCCAGGCCATGAACGGGAAGTGCTCCTGAGCGATCTGGAGCCCCGGCGCGAGCTGCCCCAGGACCGCGCGGGAGCGCGGCCCGACGACCGCGATCGTCGCCCACTCGTCGGTGACCGACGTGCAGTGGACACGCAGCTCCGGCCACTCGGTCTGCAGCCACTCCTCGAACCAGTCGAGCACGGTGGCGGCGTTGCCGGTGGTCGTCGTGACGAGGTAGCGGTCCTCGGCCAGGCGGATCGCCGTGCCGTCGTCGAAGACCATCCCGTCCGGACGGCACATCACGCCGTAGCGGATCATGCCGACCTTCAACGAGCTCATGAGGTTGGTGTAGACGCGGTCGAGGAACGCGGCCGCGTCGGGGCCGTGGACGTCGATCTTGCCGAGCGTCGACGCGTCCATCAGCGCGACGCCCTCACGCGCCGCACGGCACTCGCGCAGCACGGCCGCGTCCATGTCCTCCCCGGCGCGCGGGAAGTGGCGCGGGCGCTTCCACTGGCC contains:
- a CDS encoding sarcosine oxidase subunit gamma; the encoded protein is MVDTHTGLSPLHGYADRFAEAMEAPTAVHLAEVPFLAQLTLRVAPDGLAARAVEAALGTALPRPNASARAEGLDLLWLGLDEWLVVGPSGEQAAVEARIVAAVAGAHATVVDGSAQHTVIEVGGTAARAVLSKGCPLDLHPRSFATGRCAQTLLARTGVIVLQRSDEPTYWLFVRSSFAEYLAAWLLDASAEYRGLPLGGPAG